The Gammaproteobacteria bacterium region CACCGCGTGCACCATCGACCCCGGCCCGCGCAAGCTCGAGCGCCCCTCGGACCACACCCCGGTGCTGGCGACGTTCGCGGACGACTGAGGCCCGGAGGCCCGGAGGCCCGGGGCGGTCGGCCCCTCACCGCACGGGCGCGAGGATCCGAACCACGGCAGGAGCGGCATAGATGCAATACCGGGACCTGAGGGATTTCGTCACCCGGCTCGAGGCCATCGGGGAGCTCAAGCGCATCCGGGTCGAGGTGGACCCGCGCCTGGAGATGACCGAGGTCTCGGACCGGGTCCTGCGCGCCGGCGGGCCGGCGCTGCTCTTCGAGCGCCCGAAGGGCCACACGATGCCGGTGCTCGCGAACCTCTTCGGGACCCCGAGGCGGGTCGCGCTCGGCATGGGGCGGGATTCGGTCGAGGAGCTGCGCGAGGTGGGCCGGCTGCTCGCCTTCCTCAAGGAGCCCGACCCCCCGCGGGGCCTGCGCGACGCCTGGGAGAAGCTCCCCGCCTTCCGTCAGGTGCTGAACATGGCGCCGAAGGTGGTGAGCCGCGCCCCCTGCCAGGAGCAGGTGCTCGAGGGCACGGAGGTTGACCTCGCCCGGCTTCCGGTGCAGACCTGCTGGCCGGGGGACGCGGGGCCGCTCATCACCTGGCCCCTCGTGGTGACCCGCGGCCCGAGCCGCCCGCGCCAGAACATCGGCATCTACCGCATGCAGGTCGTCGGGCGCAACCGCGCCATCCTGCGCTGGCTCGCCCACCGGGGCGGGGCACTCGACTACCGGGACTGGCAGGCCGCCCGCCCGGGCGAGCCCTTCCCCGTCGCGGTCGCCCTCGGCGCGGACCCGGCGACCATCCTGGCGGCGGTGACGCCGGTGCCGGACAGCCTGTCCGAGTTCGCCTTCGCCGGCCTGCTGCGGGGGGCGCGCAGCGAGGTGGCGCGCTGCCTCACCCACGACCTCCAGGTGCCCGCGGGCGCCGAGATCGTGCTCGAGGGCCATCTCCACCCGGGCGACGAGGCCCCCGAGGGGCCCTTCGGGGACCACACCGGCTACTACAACGAGGTCGAGCGCTTCCCGGTCTTCACCATCGACCGCCTGACCCACCGGCAGGACCCCCTCTACCACTCCACCTACACCGGGCGTCCCCCGGACGAGCCCTCGGTGCTCGGGGTGGCTCTGAACGAGGTCTTCGTCCCGATCCTCCAGAAGCAATTTCCCGAGATCGTGGACTTCTACCTGCCGCCCGAGGGCTGCTCCTACCGCATGGCGGTGGTGACGATGAAGAAGGAGTACCCCGGGCACGCGAAACGGGTGATGTTCGGGGTCTGGTCGTTCCTGCGCCAGTTCATGTACACGAAGTTCGTGCTGGTCACCGACGACGACATCGACGCCCGCTCCTGGACCGACGTCATCTGGGCCCTCACCACACGTGTCGACCCGGCCCGGGACACCGTGCTCGTGGAGAGGACACCGATCGACTACCTCGACTTCGCCTCGCCCGAGGCGGGGCTGGGGTCGAAGATGGGGATCGACGCGACCCGCAAGTGGCCCGGGGAGACCCACCGGACCTGGGGGCGCCCCATCGTCATGGACCCCGAGGTCCAGCGCCGCGTGGACGCCCTCTGGGGCGAGCTGGGACTCTGAGGGCCGCTCGAACTGCGAGCCGCCGCTTGAACTGCGGGCCGGGATTCCGTATCTTTCCGCG contains the following coding sequences:
- the ubiD gene encoding 4-hydroxy-3-polyprenylbenzoate decarboxylase → MQYRDLRDFVTRLEAIGELKRIRVEVDPRLEMTEVSDRVLRAGGPALLFERPKGHTMPVLANLFGTPRRVALGMGRDSVEELREVGRLLAFLKEPDPPRGLRDAWEKLPAFRQVLNMAPKVVSRAPCQEQVLEGTEVDLARLPVQTCWPGDAGPLITWPLVVTRGPSRPRQNIGIYRMQVVGRNRAILRWLAHRGGALDYRDWQAARPGEPFPVAVALGADPATILAAVTPVPDSLSEFAFAGLLRGARSEVARCLTHDLQVPAGAEIVLEGHLHPGDEAPEGPFGDHTGYYNEVERFPVFTIDRLTHRQDPLYHSTYTGRPPDEPSVLGVALNEVFVPILQKQFPEIVDFYLPPEGCSYRMAVVTMKKEYPGHAKRVMFGVWSFLRQFMYTKFVLVTDDDIDARSWTDVIWALTTRVDPARDTVLVERTPIDYLDFASPEAGLGSKMGIDATRKWPGETHRTWGRPIVMDPEVQRRVDALWGELGL